The following are encoded in a window of Kitasatospora fiedleri genomic DNA:
- a CDS encoding serine hydroxymethyltransferase, which yields MTVADAPSVHWEAAEALRSADPLIADLLTAEAERRADSLQLLAGENLATPAVLAALSGPLADKYAEGYPGRRHHTGCAPADTVELLAIDRARELFAAPHANVQPRSGTSAMLAAYAALLRPGDAVLAMSLEHGGHLSAGSRANFSGRWFRFHGYGVREQDGRIDLDQVRALAREHRPKAIVAGGISYPRHVDWAAFREIADEVDAYLIAAAGQTAGLVAAGAAPSPVPYADVTVATTHKLLRGPRGGLLLCTADLADRIDRAVFPFTQGGAAMHEVAAKAVALAQAATPAHTGYVRRAVSGARALAAALAAAGARPLTGGTDTHLVTASVRALGLTGVEVERRCAAAGLLLGRCAVPYDPAPPTETSGIRLGTGTCAAQGMGEEELGEVGALLGRVLAGDGPEPVRGRVRELARAFAGRG from the coding sequence ATGACGGTCGCCGACGCCCCATCCGTCCACTGGGAGGCCGCGGAGGCCCTGCGCAGCGCCGACCCGCTGATCGCCGACCTGCTCACCGCCGAGGCCGAGCGCCGGGCGGACTCGCTGCAACTGCTCGCCGGGGAGAACCTGGCCACCCCCGCCGTCCTGGCCGCGCTGTCCGGCCCGCTGGCCGACAAGTACGCCGAGGGCTACCCGGGCCGCCGGCACCACACCGGCTGCGCGCCCGCCGACACCGTGGAGCTGCTGGCGATCGACCGGGCCCGCGAACTGTTCGCCGCCCCGCACGCCAACGTCCAGCCCCGCTCCGGGACTTCGGCCATGCTGGCGGCCTACGCCGCGCTGCTGCGGCCGGGCGACGCGGTGCTCGCCATGTCGTTGGAGCACGGCGGCCACCTCAGCGCCGGCTCGCGGGCCAACTTCTCCGGCCGCTGGTTCCGCTTCCACGGCTACGGGGTGCGCGAGCAGGACGGCCGGATCGACCTCGACCAGGTCCGCGCCCTGGCCCGCGAGCACCGCCCGAAGGCGATCGTGGCCGGCGGCATCTCCTACCCGCGGCACGTCGACTGGGCCGCCTTCCGGGAGATCGCCGACGAGGTGGACGCCTACCTCATCGCCGCCGCCGGACAGACCGCCGGCCTGGTCGCGGCCGGCGCCGCCCCCTCCCCGGTGCCCTACGCGGACGTCACCGTCGCCACCACCCACAAGCTGCTGCGCGGCCCGCGCGGCGGGCTGCTGCTGTGCACCGCCGACCTGGCGGACCGGATCGACCGCGCGGTCTTCCCGTTCACCCAGGGCGGGGCGGCGATGCACGAGGTGGCCGCCAAGGCGGTCGCGCTGGCCCAGGCCGCCACCCCCGCCCACACCGGCTACGTCCGGCGGGCGGTCTCCGGCGCCCGGGCGCTGGCCGCCGCGCTGGCCGCGGCCGGGGCCCGGCCGCTCACCGGCGGCACCGACACCCACCTGGTGACCGCCTCGGTCCGGGCCCTCGGCCTGACCGGCGTGGAGGTCGAACGCCGCTGCGCCGCGGCCGGGTTGCTGCTCGGCCGGTGCGCCGTCCCGTACGACCCGGCGCCGCCGACCGAGACCTCCGGCATCCGGCTGGGCACCGGCACCTGCGCGGCCCAGGGGATGGGCGAGGAGGAACTCGGCGAGGTCGGCGCCCTGCTCGGCCGGGTGCTCGCCGGGGACGGCCCGGAGCCGGTGCGCGGCCGGGTGCGGGAGCTGGCCCGGGCCTTCGCCGGGCGGGGCTGA
- the prfA gene encoding peptide chain release factor 1: MFEAVEELLVEHADLEKRLADPSVHADQANARKLAKRYAELTPITRTYLAWKQAGEDIAAARELAVEDPDFIAEAKSSEARQEELTEELRLLLVPRDPNDDKDVILEVKAGEGGEESALFAGDLLRMYLRYAERLGWKTEIIDANESDLGGYKDVSVAVKTKGNPEPGYGVWAQLKYEGGVHRVQRVPATESQGRIHTSAAGVLVTPEAEEVEVEIHANDLRIDVYRSSGPGGQSVNTTDSAVRITHLPTGIVASCQNEKSQLQNKEQAMRILRSRLLAAAQEEAEREASDARRSQVRTVDRSERIRTYNFPENRISDHRTGFKSYNLDQVLDGDLNAVIQSCVDADAAAKLAAAQEN, encoded by the coding sequence ATGTTCGAGGCAGTCGAAGAGCTCCTCGTCGAGCACGCCGACCTCGAGAAGAGGCTGGCCGACCCGTCGGTGCACGCCGACCAGGCGAACGCCCGCAAGCTGGCCAAGCGGTACGCCGAGCTGACCCCGATCACCCGGACGTACCTGGCCTGGAAGCAGGCCGGCGAGGACATCGCCGCCGCGCGCGAGCTCGCCGTGGAGGACCCGGACTTCATCGCCGAGGCGAAGAGCTCCGAGGCCCGCCAGGAGGAGCTGACCGAGGAGCTGCGGCTGCTGCTGGTGCCGCGCGACCCCAACGACGACAAGGACGTCATCCTGGAGGTCAAGGCGGGCGAGGGCGGCGAGGAGTCCGCGCTGTTCGCCGGCGACCTGCTCCGGATGTACCTGCGCTACGCCGAGCGGCTGGGCTGGAAGACCGAGATCATCGACGCCAACGAGTCCGACCTCGGCGGCTACAAGGACGTCTCGGTGGCGGTCAAGACCAAGGGCAACCCGGAGCCGGGCTACGGCGTCTGGGCGCAGCTGAAGTACGAGGGCGGCGTGCACCGGGTGCAGCGGGTGCCCGCGACCGAGTCGCAGGGCCGGATCCACACCTCCGCCGCGGGCGTGCTGGTCACCCCGGAGGCCGAGGAGGTCGAGGTGGAGATCCACGCCAACGACCTGCGGATCGACGTCTACCGCTCCTCCGGCCCCGGCGGGCAGTCGGTGAACACCACCGACTCCGCGGTCCGGATCACCCACCTGCCGACCGGTATCGTGGCGTCCTGCCAGAACGAGAAGAGCCAGCTGCAGAACAAGGAGCAGGCGATGCGCATCCTGCGGTCGCGGCTGCTGGCCGCCGCGCAGGAGGAGGCCGAGCGGGAGGCGTCCGACGCCCGCCGCAGCCAGGTGCGCACCGTGGACCGCTCCGAGCGAATCCGGACGTACAACTTCCCGGAGAACCGCATCTCCGACCACCGCACCGGGTTCAAGTCGTACAACCTGGACCAGGTGCTGGACGGCGACCTCAACGCGGTGATCCAGTCCTGCGTGGACGCCGACGCCGCGGCCAAGCTGGCCGCCGCGCAGGAGAACTGA
- the atpE gene encoding ATP synthase F0 subunit C has protein sequence MSALAEVSGSVASIGYGLAAIGPGIGVGLIFGNGVQAMARQPEAAGLIRSNMFIGFALTEALALIGIVMPFVYGA, from the coding sequence ATGTCCGCTCTCGCTGAGGTTTCCGGTTCCGTCGCTTCCATCGGCTACGGCCTCGCCGCGATCGGCCCCGGCATCGGTGTCGGTCTGATCTTCGGTAACGGCGTGCAGGCGATGGCCCGTCAGCCCGAGGCTGCCGGCCTGATCCGCTCGAACATGTTCATCGGCTTCGCGCTGACCGAGGCCCTCGCCCTGATCGGCATCGTCATGCCGTTCGTCTACGGCGCCTGA
- a CDS encoding MraY family glycosyltransferase, whose translation MREYLLVMFVSAAVTYLLVSPVRKFAIAAGAMPAVRARDVHREPTPRLGGIAMFGGLLAGLLAASQLTNLGRLFVQSADIKALLSGAGIMFVLGVLDDKWGVDALVKLGGQMIAAGVMVWQGITVIAIPVPGYGSVPVTPTQGMLISVVLVVVMVNAVNFIDGLDGLAAGMVCIAAMAFFLYSYRLWLGYGINDAAPAALFTAVLIGMCLGFLPHNLHPARIFMGDSGSMMLGLMLAVAAISITGRVDPDLITEQVGSQTTAVHALVPIYIPLLLPLTVIALPLADLLLAVVRRTWAGKSPFAADKQHLHHRLLEVGHSHSRAVLIMYFWAALIAFGTVAVSITHTGRAVVLTMAGLCLVGLAVLLMPRFKPRAPKAVQSFVPPRYRDGEPGRAPAAESVGSAERAQSAENAENAESAEPAAMAELSAEDKALLGRLGTGATATGQRGERHS comes from the coding sequence GTGCGTGAGTATCTGCTGGTCATGTTCGTCTCGGCGGCGGTGACCTACCTGCTGGTCAGCCCGGTCCGCAAGTTCGCGATCGCGGCCGGCGCGATGCCCGCCGTCCGGGCGCGCGACGTGCACCGCGAGCCCACGCCGCGGCTCGGCGGCATCGCGATGTTCGGCGGCCTGCTGGCCGGCCTGCTGGCGGCCTCCCAACTGACCAACCTCGGGCGGCTGTTCGTGCAGAGCGCGGACATCAAGGCGCTGCTCTCCGGGGCCGGGATCATGTTCGTGCTGGGCGTCCTGGACGACAAGTGGGGCGTGGACGCGCTGGTGAAGCTCGGCGGGCAGATGATCGCCGCCGGCGTGATGGTCTGGCAGGGCATCACGGTGATCGCCATCCCGGTGCCCGGCTACGGCTCGGTCCCGGTCACCCCGACCCAGGGCATGCTGATCTCGGTCGTGCTGGTGGTCGTGATGGTCAACGCGGTCAACTTCATCGACGGCCTGGACGGCCTGGCCGCCGGCATGGTCTGCATCGCCGCGATGGCCTTCTTCCTGTACTCGTACCGGCTCTGGCTCGGCTACGGGATCAACGACGCCGCGCCCGCCGCGCTGTTCACCGCGGTGCTGATCGGCATGTGCCTGGGCTTCCTGCCGCACAACCTGCACCCGGCGCGGATCTTCATGGGCGACTCCGGCTCGATGATGCTCGGCCTGATGCTGGCCGTCGCGGCGATCTCGATCACCGGCCGGGTCGACCCCGACCTGATCACCGAGCAGGTCGGTTCGCAGACCACCGCCGTGCACGCCCTGGTGCCGATCTACATCCCGCTGCTGCTGCCGCTGACCGTGATCGCGCTGCCGCTGGCCGACCTGCTGCTGGCCGTGGTGCGCCGCACCTGGGCGGGCAAGTCGCCGTTCGCGGCGGACAAGCAGCACCTGCACCACCGGCTGCTGGAGGTCGGGCACTCGCACAGCCGGGCCGTGCTGATCATGTACTTCTGGGCCGCGCTGATCGCCTTCGGCACCGTCGCGGTGTCGATCACCCACACCGGCCGCGCGGTGGTGCTCACCATGGCGGGCCTGTGCCTGGTCGGCCTCGCGGTGCTGCTGATGCCGCGGTTCAAGCCGCGCGCGCCCAAGGCCGTCCAGTCCTTCGTGCCGCCCCGCTACCGGGACGGCGAGCCGGGCCGGGCACCGGCGGCGGAGTCGGTCGGGTCGGCGGAGCGCGCGCAGAGCGCCGAGAACGCGGAGAACGCGGAGAGTGCGGAGCCGGCCGCGATGGCCGAGCTGTCGGCCGAGGACAAGGCCCTGCTGGGACGGCTCGGGACGGGCGCCACGGCGACCGGGCAGCGCGGCGAGCGGCACTCCTGA
- a CDS encoding F0F1 ATP synthase subunit B, whose amino-acid sequence MAPEVLLAAEEKMNPLLPAWPEVIIGLLCFFIVFGILGKKLLPSIEKVLGERRDAIEGGMKRAETAQAEAQALLEQYRAELAEARHEAARITEHAREQGAALINEMREEGQRQREAIVAAGHAQIEADKKQATAVLRQDVGSLASQLASRIVGESLEDHARQSGVIDRFLDELESKATAAQGASK is encoded by the coding sequence ATGGCCCCCGAGGTTCTCCTCGCGGCAGAAGAGAAGATGAACCCTCTTCTCCCCGCGTGGCCCGAGGTCATCATCGGCCTGCTCTGCTTCTTCATCGTCTTCGGCATCCTCGGCAAGAAGCTCCTCCCCAGCATCGAGAAGGTGCTGGGAGAGCGCCGCGACGCCATCGAAGGCGGCATGAAGCGCGCGGAGACCGCTCAGGCCGAGGCCCAGGCCCTGCTGGAGCAGTACCGCGCCGAGCTCGCCGAGGCGCGCCACGAGGCCGCGCGGATCACCGAGCACGCCCGTGAGCAGGGCGCCGCCCTGATCAACGAGATGCGCGAGGAGGGCCAGCGCCAGCGCGAGGCCATCGTCGCCGCCGGCCACGCCCAGATCGAGGCCGACAAGAAGCAGGCCACCGCGGTCCTGCGCCAGGACGTCGGCTCGCTGGCCTCCCAGCTGGCCTCCCGCATCGTCGGCGAGTCCCTGGAGGACCACGCCCGCCAGAGCGGGGTCATCGACCGCTTCCTGGACGAGCTGGAGTCCAAGGCCACCGCTGCCCAGGGTGCGTCCAAGTGA
- a CDS encoding F0F1 ATP synthase subunit delta, with protein sequence MIGASREALAAGRENLESLTDNTSVDAAELAGELTAVTALLDREVSLRRVLTDPSRSGQDKAQLAAALLNGQVSGESVDLVSGLVRSRWSGPRDLVDAVEQLAAYAEVIAADRAGALDDVEDELFRFGRVVAGSHELRAALTEPKADAAAKAALVRKLLGGRANAGTVRLVTSLVTAPRGRSLEGGLETYSKLAASRRGRVVALVTTAIPLSDRQKDRLAAALAGLYGRQVHLNIDVDPSVQGGVRVQIGDEIIDGTVSSRLEGARQGLEG encoded by the coding sequence GTGATCGGCGCGAGCCGTGAGGCACTCGCCGCCGGCCGCGAGAACCTGGAGAGCCTGACCGACAACACTTCGGTGGACGCGGCCGAGCTCGCCGGGGAACTCACCGCCGTCACCGCGCTGCTGGACCGCGAGGTCTCGCTGCGCCGGGTGCTGACCGATCCGTCCCGGTCCGGTCAGGACAAGGCCCAGCTGGCCGCCGCGCTGCTGAACGGCCAGGTCTCCGGCGAGAGCGTCGACCTGGTCTCCGGCCTGGTCCGCTCGCGCTGGTCCGGCCCGCGCGACCTGGTCGACGCGGTCGAGCAGCTCGCCGCGTACGCCGAGGTCATCGCCGCCGACCGGGCGGGCGCGCTGGACGACGTCGAGGACGAGCTGTTCCGGTTCGGCCGGGTGGTGGCGGGCTCGCACGAGCTGCGCGCCGCGCTGACCGAGCCGAAGGCCGACGCCGCCGCCAAGGCCGCGCTGGTGCGCAAGCTCCTCGGCGGCCGCGCCAACGCGGGCACCGTCCGCCTGGTCACCAGCCTGGTCACCGCCCCCCGGGGCCGTAGCCTGGAAGGTGGCCTGGAGACCTACTCCAAGCTCGCCGCCTCCCGGCGGGGCCGCGTGGTGGCCCTGGTCACCACCGCGATCCCGCTGTCCGACCGCCAGAAGGACCGCCTCGCCGCCGCGCTGGCCGGTCTCTACGGGCGGCAGGTCCACCTGAACATCGACGTGGACCCCTCGGTCCAGGGCGGTGTCCGGGTGCAGATCGGCGACGAGATCATCGACGGCACCGTGTCGAGCCGCCTCGAAGGCGCTCGCCAGGGCCTCGAAGGCTGA
- the prmC gene encoding peptide chain release factor N(5)-glutamine methyltransferase, which produces MNLLLAEVAQATQRLAAAGVPSPRFDAEELAAHTHGVKRSQLHTVPDGDFDARYWEAVSRREQREPLQHITGRAFFRYLELEVGPGVFVPRPETESVVEWAIDAVRAMDVAEPLVVDLCTGSGAIALALAQELPRSTVHAFELDEGALAYTRRNVEASPDRGRVHLHQGDATLAFADDRGWDGRFDLVISNPPYIPLTEWEYVAPEARDHDPQLSLFSGEDGLDTIRGIERVAARLLRPGGAVVIEHADTQGGQVPWIFREEGGWTDAADHRDLNNRPRFTTARRASL; this is translated from the coding sequence ATGAACCTGCTGCTCGCCGAGGTGGCCCAGGCCACCCAGCGCCTGGCCGCGGCCGGCGTGCCCTCGCCGCGCTTCGACGCGGAGGAGCTCGCGGCGCACACCCACGGCGTGAAGCGCAGCCAGCTGCACACCGTGCCGGACGGGGACTTCGACGCCCGGTACTGGGAGGCGGTCTCCCGCCGCGAGCAGCGCGAGCCGCTCCAGCACATCACCGGGCGGGCGTTCTTCCGCTACCTCGAACTGGAGGTCGGCCCCGGGGTGTTCGTCCCCCGGCCGGAGACCGAGTCGGTGGTCGAGTGGGCGATAGACGCGGTCCGCGCGATGGACGTGGCCGAGCCGCTGGTGGTCGACCTGTGCACCGGCTCCGGGGCGATCGCGCTGGCCCTGGCCCAGGAACTGCCCCGCTCCACCGTGCATGCCTTCGAACTCGACGAGGGCGCCCTCGCCTACACCCGCCGCAACGTTGAGGCCAGCCCCGACCGCGGCCGGGTCCACCTGCACCAGGGCGACGCCACCCTGGCCTTCGCCGACGACCGCGGCTGGGACGGCCGGTTCGACCTGGTGATCAGCAACCCGCCGTACATCCCGCTCACCGAGTGGGAGTACGTGGCCCCCGAGGCCCGCGACCACGACCCGCAGCTGTCGCTGTTCTCCGGCGAGGACGGCCTGGACACCATCCGCGGCATCGAACGCGTCGCCGCCCGGCTGCTGCGGCCCGGCGGCGCGGTGGTGATCGAGCACGCGGACACCCAGGGCGGGCAGGTCCCGTGGATCTTCCGCGAGGAGGGCGGCTGGACGGACGCCGCCGACCACCGGGACCTCAACAACCGGCCGCGCTTCACAACAGCCCGGAGGGCGTCGTTGTGA
- a CDS encoding arsenate reductase/protein-tyrosine-phosphatase family protein, whose product MYGARSARAPFAEPGPLPLDTFRILFVCTGNVCRSPIAERLARLELDSRLGVRVGRRIVVESAGTWGHEGAPMEAHAATVLGEYGADSADFAGRELLDEHVIDADLVLTATLDHRAQVISMGHAAGLRTFTIKEFTRLVQRVDPRTLPDPRDGARLTERARALVRSAAALRGWLLASAPEFDELRDPYGAPIGMFRNCGEEIFDALDPVVTALTGVAR is encoded by the coding sequence CTGTACGGAGCGCGGAGCGCCCGGGCACCCTTCGCGGAGCCCGGGCCGCTCCCGCTGGACACCTTCCGCATCCTGTTCGTCTGCACCGGGAACGTCTGCCGCTCGCCGATCGCCGAGCGGCTCGCCCGGCTGGAGCTGGACTCCCGGCTCGGGGTGCGGGTCGGCCGCCGGATCGTGGTGGAGAGCGCCGGCACCTGGGGCCACGAGGGCGCCCCGATGGAGGCGCACGCGGCGACGGTGCTCGGCGAGTACGGCGCGGACAGCGCGGACTTCGCCGGGCGGGAGCTGCTGGACGAGCACGTGATCGACGCCGACCTGGTGCTGACCGCGACCCTGGACCACCGGGCGCAGGTCATCTCGATGGGCCACGCGGCGGGACTGCGCACCTTCACCATCAAGGAGTTCACCCGTCTGGTGCAAAGGGTCGACCCGCGCACCCTGCCGGACCCCCGGGACGGCGCGCGGCTGACCGAGCGCGCCCGCGCGCTGGTCCGCTCGGCCGCCGCCCTGCGCGGCTGGCTGCTGGCCTCCGCACCCGAGTTCGACGAGCTGAGGGACCCGTACGGGGCACCGATCGGGATGTTCCGCAACTGCGGCGAGGAGATATTCGACGCGCTGGACCCGGTGGTGACCGCCCTGACGGGCGTGGCCCGCTGA
- a CDS encoding L-threonylcarbamoyladenylate synthase: MSRRYDCSDAQDRASGLREAATAIRRGELVVVPTDTVYGIAADAFSPEAVAALLDAKGRGRNMPSPVLVGSPTTLHGLVTDFSEQAWELVDAFWPGGLTLVARHQPSLRWDLGETRGTVAVRMPLHPVALELLNATGPLAVSSGNKTGGPSPSTCDEAEAQLGDAVSIYLDGGTADYGTPSTIVDVTGKVPVVLRAGAIGVEQLREVVPDVEAGS; encoded by the coding sequence ATGAGCCGCCGATACGACTGCTCCGACGCCCAGGACCGCGCGAGCGGGCTGCGTGAGGCCGCCACGGCGATCCGCCGCGGTGAGCTGGTGGTGGTGCCGACCGACACGGTGTACGGGATCGCCGCGGACGCCTTCTCGCCGGAGGCGGTCGCCGCCCTGCTGGACGCCAAGGGCCGGGGCCGGAACATGCCCTCGCCGGTGCTGGTCGGCTCGCCGACCACGCTGCACGGGCTGGTCACCGACTTCTCCGAGCAGGCCTGGGAACTGGTGGACGCGTTCTGGCCCGGCGGCCTGACCCTGGTGGCCCGGCACCAGCCCTCGCTGCGCTGGGACCTGGGCGAGACCCGGGGCACCGTCGCGGTCCGGATGCCGCTGCACCCGGTCGCGCTGGAGCTGCTGAACGCCACCGGCCCGCTCGCGGTCTCCTCCGGCAACAAGACCGGCGGCCCGTCCCCGTCCACCTGCGACGAGGCCGAGGCGCAGCTCGGCGACGCGGTGTCGATCTATCTGGACGGCGGGACGGCGGACTACGGCACGCCCTCGACCATCGTCGACGTCACCGGCAAGGTACCGGTGGTGCTGCGGGCGGGCGCGATCGGCGTCGAGCAGCTGAGGGAGGTCGTTCCGGACGTGGAGGCCGGCAGTTGA
- the atpA gene encoding F0F1 ATP synthase subunit alpha: protein MAELTIRPEEIRDALADFVQSYQPDAASREEVGTVTEAMDGIAKVEGLPSVMANELLKFEDGTLGLALNLDTREIGVVVLGEFSGIEEGQTVQRTGEVLSVPVGDNYLGRVVDPLGNPIDGLGEITATGRRALELQAPGVMARKSVKQPLQTGIKAIDAMTPIGRGQRQLIIGDRQTGKTAVAVDTIINQRDNWRSGDPEKQVRCIYVAVGQKGSTIASVRGALEEAGALEYTTIVAAPASDPAGFKYLAPYTGSAIGQEWMYDGKHVLIVFDDLSKQAEAYRSVSLLLRRPPGREAYPGDVFYLHSRLLERCAKLNDALGGGSMTGLPIIETKANDVSAYIPTNVISITDGQCFLESDLFNAGIRPAVNVGISVSRVGGSAQIKAMKSVAGRLRLDLAQYRELEAFAAFGSDLDAASKAQLERGARMVELLKQGQYQPFPVEEQVVSIWAGTTGKLDDVPVAEIRRFEREFLDNLRLEHKGILTGIAETQKLEDGTIDALTAAITSFKQGFTTADGKLLSEQA, encoded by the coding sequence ATGGCGGAGCTTACGATCCGTCCGGAGGAGATCCGGGACGCGCTGGCCGACTTTGTCCAGTCGTACCAGCCGGACGCGGCCTCGCGTGAAGAGGTCGGCACGGTCACCGAGGCCATGGACGGTATCGCCAAGGTCGAGGGCCTGCCCTCGGTCATGGCCAACGAGCTGCTGAAGTTCGAGGACGGCACCCTCGGCCTCGCGCTGAACCTCGACACCCGCGAGATCGGTGTCGTCGTCCTCGGTGAGTTCTCGGGCATCGAGGAGGGCCAGACGGTGCAGCGCACCGGCGAGGTCCTCTCCGTCCCGGTCGGCGACAACTACCTCGGCCGCGTCGTGGACCCGCTGGGCAACCCGATCGACGGCCTGGGCGAGATCACCGCCACCGGCCGCCGCGCCCTGGAGCTGCAGGCCCCCGGCGTCATGGCCCGCAAGTCGGTCAAGCAGCCGCTGCAGACCGGCATCAAGGCGATCGACGCGATGACCCCGATCGGCCGCGGCCAGCGCCAGCTGATCATCGGTGACCGCCAGACCGGCAAGACCGCCGTCGCCGTCGACACGATCATCAACCAGCGCGACAACTGGCGCTCGGGCGACCCGGAGAAGCAGGTCCGCTGCATCTACGTCGCCGTGGGCCAGAAGGGCTCCACCATCGCGTCCGTCCGCGGCGCCCTGGAGGAGGCCGGCGCGCTGGAGTACACCACCATCGTGGCCGCTCCCGCCTCCGACCCGGCCGGCTTCAAGTACCTCGCCCCGTACACCGGTTCGGCCATCGGCCAGGAGTGGATGTACGACGGCAAGCACGTCCTCATCGTCTTCGACGACCTGTCGAAGCAGGCCGAGGCCTACCGCTCCGTCTCCCTGCTGCTGCGCCGCCCGCCGGGCCGCGAGGCGTACCCGGGCGACGTCTTCTACCTGCACTCCCGCCTGCTGGAGCGCTGCGCCAAGCTGAACGACGCCCTCGGCGGCGGCTCGATGACCGGTCTGCCGATCATCGAGACCAAGGCCAACGACGTCTCGGCGTACATCCCGACCAACGTCATCTCGATCACCGACGGCCAGTGCTTCCTGGAGTCCGACCTGTTCAACGCCGGCATCCGCCCGGCCGTGAACGTCGGCATCTCGGTCTCCCGCGTCGGTGGCTCCGCCCAGATCAAGGCCATGAAGTCGGTCGCCGGCCGCCTGCGCCTGGACCTCGCCCAGTACCGCGAGCTGGAGGCGTTCGCCGCCTTCGGTTCCGACCTGGACGCGGCCTCCAAGGCCCAGCTGGAGCGCGGTGCGCGCATGGTCGAGCTGCTGAAGCAGGGCCAGTACCAGCCGTTCCCGGTCGAGGAGCAGGTCGTCTCCATCTGGGCCGGCACCACCGGCAAGCTGGACGACGTCCCGGTGGCGGAGATCCGCCGCTTCGAGCGCGAGTTCCTGGACAACCTGCGCCTGGAGCACAAGGGCATCCTGACCGGCATCGCCGAGACCCAGAAGCTGGAGGACGGCACGATCGACGCGCTGACCGCCGCGATCACGTCCTTCAAGCAGGGCTTCACCACGGCTGACGGCAAGCTGCTCTCCGAGCAGGCCTGA
- the atpB gene encoding F0F1 ATP synthase subunit A, whose translation MVGADVQLASEAGCHLFSGCGFPAPGLNEFEFKPIFSVGSVDFTKPMLLSIICALLVVGFFWAAFAKPKLLPGKLQLVGEIGYDFVKRSIVLETIGKKGEKYVPMLVSMFFFVWIMNIMSIVPFAQFPVMSRIAFPVGLAAIVWITYMTLTFKKHGFVGGMKNLCWPSGIPGWVMFILVPIEFFSNIFVRPFTLAVRAFANMFAGHLLIVVFSVASWYLLSPSIGALYGSVSFVVAAALTAFELLVQFLQAYIFVMLASSYIAGALEEAH comes from the coding sequence GTGGTGGGTGCTGACGTCCAGCTCGCCTCCGAGGCCGGTTGCCACCTTTTCTCCGGCTGCGGCTTCCCCGCCCCCGGCCTGAACGAGTTCGAGTTCAAGCCGATCTTCTCGGTCGGGAGCGTCGACTTCACCAAGCCGATGCTGCTGTCGATCATCTGTGCGCTGCTGGTGGTCGGCTTCTTCTGGGCCGCGTTCGCCAAGCCGAAGCTGCTCCCGGGCAAGCTCCAGCTGGTCGGCGAGATCGGGTACGACTTCGTCAAGCGGAGCATCGTGCTGGAGACGATCGGCAAGAAGGGCGAGAAGTACGTCCCGATGCTGGTCTCGATGTTCTTCTTCGTGTGGATCATGAACATCATGTCCATCGTCCCGTTCGCCCAGTTCCCGGTGATGTCGCGGATCGCGTTCCCGGTCGGGCTCGCGGCGATCGTGTGGATCACCTACATGACGCTGACCTTCAAGAAGCACGGCTTCGTCGGCGGCATGAAGAACCTCTGCTGGCCGTCGGGCATCCCGGGCTGGGTCATGTTCATCCTGGTGCCGATCGAGTTCTTCTCGAACATCTTCGTGCGCCCCTTCACCCTCGCGGTCCGAGCCTTCGCCAACATGTTCGCCGGTCACCTGCTGATCGTCGTCTTCTCGGTGGCCTCGTGGTACCTGCTGAGCCCCAGCATCGGCGCCCTGTACGGCTCGGTGTCCTTCGTGGTGGCCGCGGCCCTGACCGCCTTCGAGCTGCTGGTGCAGTTCCTGCAGGCGTACATCTTCGTGATGCTCGCCAGCAGCTACATCGCCGGTGCCCTGGAAGAGGCGCACTGA